Sequence from the Aquipuribacter hungaricus genome:
CGAGGTGCTCCAGGTAGCGGCGCGCACTCACCCGCGCGATGCCGCACCGCCCGGCCACCTCGGCCGCGGACAGGTCCGCGGGGGCCTGGTCCCGCAAGGCCTGCACGACCACGGCCAGGGTCCGGGTCGACAGCCCCTTGGGAAGGTCGTCGGCGAGGACGCCGCCCTGGCGGCCCCGCAGCAGCCGGTCCACGTCGGCCTGGTCGGCCACCGAGGCCGCGCCCCGCAGCCGCGCCCGGTGCTCCGCGTAGCCCTGCAGCCGGTCGCGGAAGGCGGCGAGCGCGAACGGCTTGACCAGGTAGTGCACGACCCCGCCCGCCATCGCCTCCCGGACCGTGTCGACCTCGCGGGCGGCGGTCACGGCCATGACGTCCACGTCGAGGCCCTCGGCGCGCAGCCGCCGCAGCACCTCGGTGCCGGAGACGTCGGGCAGGTGGACGTCGAGCAGCACGAGGTCCGGGCGCAGGTCGCGCACGGCGGGCAGGACGTCGCCGCCGCGGTGGACG
This genomic interval carries:
- a CDS encoding response regulator, encoding MTQHSVGPAVPGGIRVLVVDDDEAVAAVHRGYTDSVPGFRVVGVVHRGGDVLPAVRDLRPDLVLLDVHLPDVSGTEVLRRLRAEGLDVDVMAVTAAREVDTVREAMAGGVVHYLVKPFALAAFRDRLQGYAEHRARLRGAASVADQADVDRLLRGRQGGVLADDLPKGLSTRTLAVVVQALRDQAPADLSAAEVAGRCGIARVSARRYLEHLEHQGRAVVRPRYGGAGRPENGYRWTGGG